CGCGGTTTCGGAGAGCTTGGCGGGACGCGCCGGCGGATCCGTCGCGGGTCCCGGCGAGTCGAGCTTCGGGTTTGCGGTCGGCAGCGTGTCCGTGTCGACCTGCTCGAGACGCTCGGCAAGCTCGGGGAAGCCGGCCCTGAATTCGCGAACGGCCACCCCCACGCCCAGGCTGAGGGCGAGGAAGAGGAGGAGCCAGAGCTCCCGGCGTCGGTAGACCACAGCGGTTGCCGGTGCCGGTCAGGCAGCGGGGTGGGCG
This region of Candidatus Rokuibacteriota bacterium genomic DNA includes:
- a CDS encoding helix-hairpin-helix domain-containing protein, whose product is MVYRRRELWLLLFLALSLGVGVAVREFRAGFPELAERLEQVDTDTLPTANPKLDSPGPATDPPARPAKLSETAAQADGRLDLNRATPAELQRLPGIGPALAQRIVDARERQGRFASPEELRRVPGIGQKKFDAIRELVTVGD